A section of the Peptoanaerobacter stomatis genome encodes:
- a CDS encoding Fur family transcriptional regulator, with the protein MDAQEIIELLKTKEKRLTKAKREMIDIFLNTEGFINVNDLRDKLSTKPDMSTIYRNLESFCEIGFLEKIEKDDRRWYKVKEDYGKHNHYISCKECGKKKVLDFCPIILADRKVEGFDVTGHQFELVGICSECKEKEAKNDK; encoded by the coding sequence ATGGATGCACAAGAAATAATAGAGCTTTTAAAGACAAAAGAGAAGAGATTGACAAAAGCGAAGCGAGAAATGATAGATATATTTTTAAATACTGAAGGATTTATAAATGTCAATGATTTAAGAGATAAACTCAGCACCAAACCTGATATGTCTACCATATACAGAAATTTGGAGTCTTTTTGTGAGATTGGATTTTTAGAAAAAATAGAAAAAGATGACAGACGTTGGTACAAGGTAAAAGAAGATTACGGTAAACACAATCACTACATATCCTGCAAGGAATGCGGAAAGAAAAAAGTTTTAGATTTTTGTCCGATAATATTGGCTGATAGAAAAGTGGAAGGTTTTGACGTTACAGGACATCAATTTGAGCTTGTTGGAATATGCAGTGAATGTAAAGA